One Amycolatopsis sp. NBC_00355 genomic window carries:
- a CDS encoding ABC transporter permease: MTTVLEAPVARAGHDTVPLPRLLAAELRWIFRRPRTLAVLGLLALIPVVIGIGLTLVSEDAQSGGGPDDGGGALLASAVNNAFVLPIAAIVMTLTLLLPLASAMAGADAIAGETSHGTLRGWLIAPVGRGRLLAVKAFGVATVSVVSVLAMCFTGVVTGLIINGTDSLFTLSGTTLSVGGALARILLVAGWVVLQLWAVGAVALAISSWTEHPMLVVASVLAADIVFTILGFLTSLDWLHPFLLTQNWSLAPAEVLQDPMGTQMLGEGALRAACYIVIGLSLAYARLSTRDG; the protein is encoded by the coding sequence ATGACCACGGTTCTCGAGGCACCGGTGGCCCGCGCGGGCCACGACACGGTGCCGCTGCCCCGGCTGCTGGCCGCGGAGCTGCGCTGGATCTTCCGGCGGCCGCGCACCCTCGCGGTGCTGGGCCTGCTGGCGCTGATCCCGGTGGTGATCGGCATCGGCCTGACGCTGGTCAGCGAAGACGCGCAATCCGGCGGCGGCCCGGACGACGGCGGCGGCGCGCTGCTGGCGTCCGCGGTGAACAACGCGTTCGTGCTGCCGATCGCGGCGATCGTGATGACGCTGACCCTGCTGCTCCCGCTCGCTTCGGCGATGGCGGGCGCGGACGCGATCGCGGGCGAGACGTCCCACGGAACCCTGCGCGGCTGGCTCATCGCCCCGGTCGGCCGCGGCCGGCTGCTGGCGGTCAAGGCGTTCGGCGTCGCGACGGTGTCGGTGGTTTCGGTGCTGGCGATGTGCTTCACGGGCGTGGTGACCGGCCTGATCATCAACGGCACGGATTCGCTGTTCACGCTGTCGGGCACCACGTTGTCGGTGGGCGGCGCACTGGCCCGGATCCTGCTGGTCGCGGGCTGGGTCGTCCTGCAGCTGTGGGCGGTCGGCGCGGTGGCGCTGGCGATCTCCAGCTGGACCGAGCACCCGATGCTGGTGGTGGCGTCGGTCCTGGCGGCGGACATCGTGTTCACGATCCTGGGGTTCCTGACTTCGCTGGATTGGCTGCACCCGTTCTTGTTGACGCAGAACTGGTCGCTGGCGCCGGCGGAGGTGCTGCAGGACCCGATGGGGACGCAGATGCTGGGCGAAGGGGCGTTGCGAGCGGCGTGCTACATCGTGATCGGGCTGTCGCTGGCCTACGCGCGGTTGTCCACCCGCGACGGCTGA
- a CDS encoding ABC transporter ATP-binding protein, producing MALSVRDLTVHYGSFAAVRDARLDIADGEVLALLGPSGSGKSTLLRAITGLEPSARGTVSWDGEDLGAVPVHRRGFGLVFQDGQLFGHRDVAANIAFGLRMHGVPRSAWAPRVAELLELVGLSGFERRRVTELSGGQAQRVALARALAPEPRLLLLDEPLSGLDAGLREQLAIDLADLLRRSKITALLVTHDQEEAFTLADRVAVLDAGEVRQEGAVRRVWRNPLDDDVARFLGVTSFAEGITTGGVVRTSLGNVAVPDVEDGPVRLGLRPHALRVAAFGVAGEVVAAVHRREHVRLVVRLAESTVDAVAPAAADFRAGDRVTLELDSDGVALVG from the coding sequence ATGGCGCTGTCGGTGCGGGACCTGACCGTCCACTATGGATCGTTTGCCGCGGTGCGCGACGCCCGGCTCGACATCGCCGACGGCGAGGTGCTGGCGCTGCTCGGCCCGTCGGGCTCGGGCAAGTCGACGCTGCTGCGCGCGATCACCGGGCTGGAGCCCTCGGCCCGCGGCACGGTCAGCTGGGACGGTGAGGACCTCGGCGCGGTGCCGGTGCACCGGCGCGGCTTCGGGCTGGTCTTCCAGGACGGCCAGCTGTTCGGCCACCGCGACGTCGCCGCGAACATCGCGTTCGGCCTGCGGATGCACGGCGTGCCGCGGTCGGCGTGGGCGCCACGCGTCGCCGAACTGCTGGAGCTGGTCGGGCTGTCCGGCTTCGAGCGGCGGCGGGTGACGGAGCTGTCGGGCGGACAGGCGCAGCGGGTGGCGCTGGCCCGCGCGCTGGCGCCGGAGCCGAGGCTGCTGTTACTCGACGAGCCACTGTCCGGTTTGGACGCCGGGTTGCGCGAGCAGCTGGCGATCGACCTCGCGGACCTGTTGCGGCGCAGCAAGATCACGGCGTTGCTGGTGACGCACGACCAGGAGGAGGCGTTCACACTGGCCGACCGGGTCGCGGTGCTCGACGCCGGCGAAGTCCGGCAGGAGGGTGCGGTTCGCCGGGTGTGGCGCAACCCGCTGGACGACGACGTGGCGCGGTTCCTGGGAGTGACGTCGTTCGCCGAGGGGATCACGACAGGCGGCGTGGTCCGGACTTCACTGGGGAATGTGGCGGTGCCGGACGTCGAGGACGGTCCGGTGCGGCTGGGGTTGCGCCCGCACGCACTGCGCGTGGCCGCTTTCGGTGTCGCGGGCGAAGTGGTGGCGGCGGTGCATCGGCGCGAACACGTGCGGCTGGTGGTCCGGCTGGCGGAGTCCACTGTGGACGCGGTGGCCCCGGCGGCGGCTGATTTCCGGGCGGGGGACCGGGTGACGCTGGAACTCGACTCGGACGGCGTGGCCCTGGTCGGTTGA
- a CDS encoding ABC transporter permease, which produces MGPIGFLVVFFAWPVLAIVGRGFAAGGLDVVLGDPQTWRLAGFTVATAAGSTVVAVLAGLPVAFLLARAKLPGVGLARTLVLVPFVLPTVVVGLAFRALWPDGGVLPIVLANAFFNVAVVARTVAGLWARLDSRTSDAARALGASPWRAFRSVTLPALAPAIASAAAVVFLFCATSFGVVLILGGARYRTLETEIYLRTVDLLDLSGASALSLIQFAAVVAALVVGGLARRRKEGARIGSGAVRRPRGGEWWVVGAAGVVLALLLTPIVALLAESVSASDGWSLAGYRALAGTGEKGALQVSGWDAALNSLKVAIDATLLALIVGVLASVVLVALRRSPARAARGLGETLDAALMLPLGVSAVTVGFGYLVTLDALPGDLRTSPYLVPLAQALVIIPLIVRMVLPVLRSVDVRLRQAASTLGASPLRVWREIDLPLTLRPLVAAAGFGFVVALGEFGATSFLARPTSPTLPVAIASLMGRPGELNNQMAYAACALLMLVTVLAVALIDRLGAARGRVGEF; this is translated from the coding sequence CTGGGCCCGATCGGGTTCCTGGTGGTGTTCTTCGCCTGGCCGGTGCTGGCGATCGTCGGGCGCGGGTTCGCCGCGGGCGGGCTCGACGTCGTGCTGGGCGACCCGCAGACGTGGCGGCTGGCCGGCTTCACGGTGGCCACCGCCGCGGGCTCGACGGTCGTCGCGGTGCTGGCCGGGCTGCCCGTGGCGTTCCTGCTGGCGCGGGCGAAACTGCCCGGCGTCGGCCTGGCGCGGACGCTGGTGCTCGTGCCGTTCGTGCTGCCGACCGTGGTGGTCGGGCTGGCGTTCCGGGCGCTGTGGCCGGACGGCGGCGTGCTGCCGATCGTGCTGGCCAACGCGTTCTTCAACGTCGCCGTCGTCGCGCGGACGGTCGCCGGGCTCTGGGCGCGGCTGGATTCGCGGACGTCCGACGCCGCCCGGGCGCTCGGCGCGTCGCCGTGGCGGGCGTTCCGGTCGGTGACGCTGCCCGCGCTGGCGCCCGCGATCGCGTCCGCCGCGGCTGTCGTTTTCCTGTTCTGCGCCACCAGCTTTGGTGTCGTGCTGATCCTCGGCGGCGCGCGGTACCGGACCCTGGAAACCGAGATCTACCTCCGGACGGTCGACCTGCTCGACCTCTCCGGCGCGTCGGCGCTCTCGCTGATCCAGTTCGCGGCGGTCGTCGCGGCGCTGGTCGTCGGCGGGTTGGCGCGGCGGCGCAAGGAAGGTGCCAGGATCGGTTCCGGCGCGGTGCGACGCCCTCGCGGCGGCGAGTGGTGGGTCGTCGGCGCGGCGGGCGTCGTGCTGGCCCTGCTGCTGACGCCGATCGTCGCGCTGCTCGCCGAGTCGGTGTCCGCTTCGGACGGCTGGAGCCTCGCGGGGTACCGGGCGCTCGCGGGCACCGGCGAAAAGGGCGCGCTGCAGGTGTCCGGCTGGGACGCCGCGTTGAACTCGCTGAAGGTGGCCATCGACGCGACGCTGCTGGCGCTGATCGTCGGTGTGCTCGCGTCCGTGGTGCTGGTGGCGCTGCGCCGGTCGCCGGCGCGGGCCGCGCGCGGGCTGGGGGAGACGCTCGACGCCGCGTTGATGCTGCCGCTCGGGGTGTCCGCGGTGACCGTCGGGTTCGGCTACCTCGTGACGCTCGACGCGCTACCCGGCGACCTGCGGACGTCGCCCTACCTGGTGCCGCTGGCGCAGGCGCTGGTGATCATCCCGCTGATCGTGCGGATGGTGCTGCCGGTGCTGCGCTCGGTCGACGTCCGGCTGCGGCAGGCCGCGTCGACGCTCGGCGCGAGCCCGCTGCGGGTGTGGCGGGAGATCGACCTGCCGCTGACGCTGCGCCCGCTGGTCGCGGCCGCGGGATTCGGGTTCGTCGTGGCGCTCGGCGAGTTCGGTGCGACGAGTTTCCTGGCCCGGCCGACGTCGCCGACGCTGCCGGTCGCGATCGCGTCGCTGATGGGGCGCCCGGGGGAGCTGAACAACCAGATGGCGTACGCCGCGTGCGCGTTGCTGATGCTCGTGACGGTGCTGGCGGTCGCGCTGATCGACCGGCTCGGGGCCGCGCGCGGCCGGGTGGGAGAGTTCTGA
- a CDS encoding thiamine ABC transporter substrate-binding protein, which produces MKRRAVRAATAIAAVSVVTAACSLSDGSGDTKQTPTVTLVTHDSFLAPQEVLDAFQQQSGIKISVLKQGDAGSLTNKLVLTKANPVGDVAYGVDSTFASRALAEGVFEPYTSPEADRGPQRYAVDPEHRLSAVDVGDVCVNVDTNYFTAKGIPAPESYDDLADPKYKDLLVAEDPATASPGLAFLLGTVAKYGEAGWKDYWTKLKANGLKVVSGWEEAYTKDFSGSSGKGPRPIVVSYASSPAAEVGDDGKPRTKALLDTCYRQVEYAGVLAGGKQEENARKVVDFLLSQQFQATVAANMYVYPTRQGVDLPAGWAQVAPLPQKPQALTADQVQAGREKWIGEWRTLVQ; this is translated from the coding sequence ATGAAACGCAGGGCTGTACGCGCCGCGACGGCCATCGCCGCCGTCAGCGTCGTCACAGCGGCGTGCTCGCTGTCGGACGGGTCCGGTGACACGAAGCAGACGCCCACCGTCACCCTGGTGACGCACGACTCCTTCCTGGCGCCGCAGGAGGTGCTCGACGCCTTCCAGCAGCAGTCGGGCATCAAGATCTCGGTGCTCAAGCAGGGCGACGCCGGTTCGCTGACCAACAAGCTCGTGCTGACCAAGGCCAACCCGGTCGGCGACGTCGCGTACGGCGTCGACTCGACGTTCGCCTCGCGTGCGCTCGCCGAGGGCGTCTTCGAGCCCTACACCAGCCCGGAGGCCGACCGCGGGCCGCAGCGTTACGCCGTCGACCCGGAGCACCGGCTGTCCGCGGTCGACGTCGGCGACGTCTGCGTCAACGTCGACACGAACTACTTCACCGCCAAGGGGATCCCGGCGCCGGAGTCGTACGACGACCTGGCCGACCCGAAGTACAAGGACCTGCTGGTCGCCGAGGATCCGGCGACGGCGTCGCCCGGGCTCGCGTTCCTGCTCGGCACCGTCGCGAAGTACGGCGAGGCCGGCTGGAAGGACTACTGGACCAAGCTGAAGGCCAACGGGCTCAAGGTGGTCAGCGGCTGGGAAGAGGCCTACACCAAGGACTTCTCCGGCTCGTCCGGCAAGGGGCCGCGGCCGATCGTCGTCTCGTACGCGTCGTCGCCGGCCGCCGAGGTGGGCGACGACGGGAAGCCGCGGACGAAGGCGCTGCTCGACACCTGCTACCGGCAGGTCGAGTACGCCGGGGTGCTGGCCGGCGGCAAGCAGGAGGAGAACGCGCGCAAGGTCGTCGACTTCCTGCTCTCGCAGCAGTTCCAGGCGACGGTGGCGGCCAACATGTACGTCTACCCGACGCGCCAGGGTGTCGACCTGCCGGCGGGCTGGGCGCAGGTCGCGCCGCTGCCGCAGAAGCCGCAGGCGCTGACCGCGGACCAGGTGCAGGCCGGGCGTGAGAAGTGGATCGGCGAATGGCGCACGCTCGTGCAGTGA
- a CDS encoding 4a-hydroxytetrahydrobiopterin dehydratase, with protein sequence MTEILSDDEADRALLTGWVRHGKVIRREVELPSFPKAIEVVDRVAVLAEAADHHPDIDIRWRTLTFHLSTHSAGGLTEKDFALAKQINEVLDGL encoded by the coding sequence ATGACGGAAATCTTGAGCGACGACGAGGCCGACCGCGCCCTGCTCACCGGCTGGGTCCGGCACGGCAAGGTCATCCGGCGTGAGGTGGAGCTCCCGAGCTTCCCGAAGGCGATCGAGGTGGTGGACCGCGTCGCGGTGCTGGCCGAAGCCGCCGACCACCACCCGGACATCGACATCCGGTGGCGCACGCTGACCTTCCACCTCAGCACGCATTCGGCAGGTGGGTTGACGGAGAAGGACTTCGCGCTGGCCAAGCAGATCAACGAAGTTCTCGACGGACTGTGA
- a CDS encoding winged helix-turn-helix transcriptional regulator codes for MEPLTADLFAPQCPSGDTPFRIGDKWGGMVVVCLKDGPRRFSELRVPLRNVSPKVLTETLRSLERDGMITRKTYDENPPRVEYALTDLGRTLFEPMDRCREWAEKYLPSLRAARQAYDRAD; via the coding sequence GTGGAGCCGCTGACCGCTGATCTCTTCGCGCCGCAATGCCCGTCCGGCGATACGCCGTTCCGGATCGGGGACAAGTGGGGCGGCATGGTCGTCGTCTGCCTGAAGGACGGGCCGCGGCGGTTCTCCGAACTGCGCGTGCCGCTGAGGAACGTCAGCCCGAAGGTGCTCACCGAGACGCTGCGGTCCCTCGAGCGGGACGGGATGATCACCCGCAAGACCTACGACGAGAACCCGCCACGCGTCGAGTACGCGCTGACGGACCTGGGCCGGACCTTGTTCGAGCCCATGGACCGCTGCCGCGAATGGGCGGAGAAGTACCTGCCGAGCTTGCGAGCGGCCCGGCAGGCCTACGACCGGGCGGACTAG
- a CDS encoding DUF1330 domain-containing protein, with amino-acid sequence MSVYVISEVEILDDVQGRRYRELAQESIVHHDGRYLARGATPTVLEGDCDDRVVLVEFPDRETAERWYASAEYAEALQLSKTALRRRLLLVDGVA; translated from the coding sequence GTGAGCGTCTACGTGATCTCCGAGGTCGAAATCCTCGACGACGTCCAGGGCCGGCGTTACCGCGAACTCGCCCAGGAGTCGATCGTGCACCACGACGGCCGTTACCTCGCCCGCGGTGCGACGCCGACGGTGCTCGAAGGAGACTGCGACGACCGCGTGGTCCTCGTCGAGTTCCCGGATCGCGAGACGGCCGAACGCTGGTACGCCTCGGCCGAGTACGCCGAGGCGCTGCAGCTCAGCAAGACCGCGCTGCGGCGGCGGTTGCTGCTCGTCGACGGCGTGGCCTAA
- a CDS encoding ArsR family transcriptional regulator — protein MKASPSLLPLLRSRMQGELLALVLLHPDREYSITELAEACGVTPTAVLREVERLTGGGILEDRRVGRSRLVKARTDTPLYPPLSELIAVTFGPMPLLAEALSGLAGVREAYIYGSWAARYRGEPGLPPGDVDVLVVGSPDPDALFDSAEQVSRRLGREVNVHRVSPESWAASTTDPFLASVRERPLVKLSQET, from the coding sequence ATGAAAGCTTCGCCGAGCTTGCTGCCCCTGCTGCGTTCGCGCATGCAGGGTGAGCTGCTCGCGCTCGTGCTGCTGCACCCGGACCGCGAGTACAGCATCACCGAGCTCGCCGAGGCCTGTGGTGTCACGCCCACCGCCGTGTTGCGGGAAGTCGAGCGGCTGACCGGTGGCGGCATCCTGGAAGACCGGCGGGTGGGCCGCAGCCGGCTCGTCAAGGCGCGTACCGACACCCCGCTCTACCCGCCGCTGAGCGAGCTCATCGCCGTCACCTTCGGGCCGATGCCGCTTCTCGCCGAGGCCCTGTCCGGGCTGGCCGGCGTGCGCGAGGCCTACATCTACGGCTCCTGGGCCGCGCGCTACCGCGGCGAACCCGGTCTTCCGCCCGGCGACGTCGACGTCCTCGTTGTCGGTTCGCCCGATCCGGACGCGCTCTTCGACTCGGCGGAACAGGTGTCACGGCGGCTGGGGCGCGAGGTCAACGTCCACCGGGTCTCGCCCGAGTCGTGGGCGGCGAGCACCACCGATCCCTTCCTCGCCAGCGTGCGTGAGCGTCCGCTGGTGAAACTCAGCCAGGAGACCTGA
- the ychF gene encoding redox-regulated ATPase YchF yields MSLTLGIVGLPNVGKSTLFNALTRNDVLAANYPFATIEPNVGVVPLPDPRLDKLAELFKSEKTVPAAVSFVDIAGIVKGASEGAGLGNKFLANIREANAICQVIRVFDDPDVIHVDGKIDPLSDIETINTELILADLQTLEKAVWRLEKEARTKKEAKPALEAAQKAKEILDSGRTLFSAQKDVDLELLREHSLLTTKPFLYVFNADEGVLTDEARREELTKLVAPADAVFLDAKVEQELLELDDEESVRELLESVGQPEPGLYSLARAGFHTLGLQTYLTAGPKESRAWTIPQGATAPQAAGVIHTDFERGFIKAEIVSYNDLMDAGSMAAARAAGKVRMEGKDYTMTDGDVVEFRFNV; encoded by the coding sequence GTGAGCCTCACCCTCGGTATCGTCGGCCTGCCCAACGTCGGCAAGTCCACCCTGTTCAACGCGCTGACCCGCAACGACGTGCTCGCCGCGAACTACCCGTTCGCGACGATCGAGCCGAACGTCGGCGTGGTCCCGCTGCCGGACCCGCGGCTGGACAAGCTCGCCGAGCTGTTCAAATCGGAGAAGACCGTGCCGGCCGCGGTGTCCTTTGTGGACATCGCGGGCATCGTGAAGGGTGCCTCCGAGGGCGCCGGGCTGGGCAACAAGTTCCTCGCGAACATCCGTGAGGCCAACGCGATCTGCCAGGTCATCCGCGTGTTCGACGACCCGGACGTGATCCACGTCGACGGCAAGATCGACCCGCTGAGCGACATCGAGACGATCAACACCGAGCTGATCCTGGCCGACCTGCAGACGCTCGAGAAGGCCGTCTGGCGCCTGGAGAAGGAAGCGCGGACCAAGAAGGAAGCGAAGCCCGCGCTCGAGGCCGCGCAGAAGGCGAAGGAAATCCTCGACAGCGGCCGCACGCTCTTCTCCGCGCAGAAGGACGTCGACCTCGAACTGCTTCGCGAGCACAGTCTCCTGACCACGAAGCCGTTCCTGTACGTCTTCAACGCCGACGAAGGCGTCCTCACCGACGAAGCCCGCCGCGAGGAGCTGACCAAGCTGGTCGCGCCGGCCGACGCGGTGTTCCTCGACGCGAAGGTCGAGCAGGAGCTGCTGGAGCTGGACGACGAGGAGTCGGTGCGCGAGCTGCTCGAGTCGGTCGGCCAGCCGGAGCCGGGCCTGTACTCGCTGGCCCGCGCCGGCTTCCACACCCTCGGCCTGCAGACCTACCTGACCGCGGGCCCCAAGGAGTCGCGCGCCTGGACGATCCCGCAGGGCGCGACCGCCCCGCAGGCCGCGGGCGTCATCCACACGGACTTCGAGCGCGGCTTCATCAAGGCGGAGATCGTCTCGTACAACGACCTGATGGACGCCGGCTCGATGGCGGCGGCCCGGGCCGCGGGCAAGGTCCGCATGGAGGGCAAGGACTACACCATGACGGACGGCGACGTGGTGGAGTTCCGCTTCAACGTCTAG